From a single Miscanthus floridulus cultivar M001 unplaced genomic scaffold, ASM1932011v1 os_1394_2_3, whole genome shotgun sequence genomic region:
- the LOC136533991 gene encoding probable O-methyltransferase 2, whose protein sequence is MAAQASSIVVPTDTELLQAQADLWRNSLCYLKSMALKCAAELGIPTAIYRLGGAASLADLIAALSLPQAKLPFLGRLMRLLASLGVFAVVESTEAAYSLTPLSYILVDGIAADSIHMDHAPFLLTVTSPHYIDLAIDLADWFKKEAKTPPFDHKHGASLFEKSMEHKDPEFHKMSILGLLVHDNFGTNIGVRDYQDIFQGVKSLTDCCYHGDGTTGRALAKAFPQIKVTVLDLPQEIRKIPADGVVNYVGGDMFKSIPPAQMVILKMVLHHWSDEDCVKILANCKKAIPSREEGGKVVIGDIILDPASGPVMYETQLLMDVCMMLMKGGRQRDMNDWRDLILKAGFSDYKVLKNFGARGVLEIYP, encoded by the exons ATGGCAGCTCAGGCCTCATCCATTGTAGTCCCCACCGACACCGAGCTGCTGCAGGCACAGGCCGATCTATGGCGAAACAGCCTGTGCTACCTCAAATCCATGGCGCTCAAGTGCGCTGCTGAGCTCGGCATACCCACTGCCATCTACCGCCTCGGCGGTGCTGCCTCGCTTGCCGACCTGATCGCCGCACTGTCACTCCCCCAGGCTAAGCTACCTTTCCTTGGCCGCCTCATGAGGCTGCTGGCCTCGTTGGGCGTCTTCGCCGTGGTTGAGTCCACTGAAGCTGCCTACTCCCTCACACCACTGTCATACATCCTGGTGGACGGCATCGCTGCCGACAGTATCCACATGGACCATGCACCTTTCCTGCTGACAGTGACATCACCTCACTATATTGACTTGGCAATAGACCTAGCTGACTGGTTCAAGAAGGAAGCCAAGACACCTCCTTTCGATCACAAGCACGGAGCATCGCTGTTCGAGAAGAGCATGGAGCACAAGGATCCCGAGTTCCACAAGATGTCAATACTGGGTTTGTTGGTCCACGACAACTTTGGAACCAACATTGGCGTGCGGGACTACCAGGACATTTTCCAGGGTGTAAAGTCACTGACTGACTGTTGTTACCATGGGGATGGCACGACAGGGAGGGCCCTCGCCAAGGCCTTCCCACAGATCAAGGTCACTGTGCTAGATCTTCCACAGGAGATTCGCAAGATACCGGCTGATGGTGTCGTCAATTATGTTGGAGGTGACATGTTCAAGTCCATCCCACCTGCTCAAATGGTGATACTTAAG ATGGTGCTGCACCACTGGAGTGATGAGGACTGCGTGAAGATCCTTGCCAATTGCAAGAAGGCAATACCTTCACGGGAAGAGGGAGGGAAAGTTGTCATCGGAGACATTATTCTTGACCCTGCCTCAGGACCAGTAATGTATGAAACTCAACTCCTAATGGACGTCTGCATGATGCTAATGAAAGGAGGCCGGCAGCGGGACATGAATGACTGGCGTGACCTCATCCTGAAAGCAGGGTTCAGTGACTATAAGGTGCTCAAGAACTTTGGAGCTCGTGGTGTCCTGGAGATCTATCCTTAA